The genomic interval TGTTTGTACGATTTTCACGAGAATTGATGAAGCACGGTATAGGAAGCGTTCGATTCGATTTTTCCGGTTCTGGTGAAAGTGATGGAGCCTTTGCAGAGATGACATTTAGTGGTAAGATACTTGAAGGGTTAGAAATTGTAAAAATGGTAAAAAAAATAGATTGGGTAGATCCATCAACAATCATGCTTATGGGACATAGTATGGGTGGTGCTATAGCTACACAAGTGGCAAAAGAAATTCCTGATGAAATACATAAAGTTTGTTTATGGTGTCCAGCTGGGAACATGGTTGGTAAAGCAAAAGCATACTTTGAACAATACCCAAAATTACCAAACGGAAATGTTGATTTAGAAGGACTTGAACTTGGTCTAAGTTTTTATAAGGATCTAAAGAATCGTAATTTATATGATGGGATTACTTCCTATAAGGGACCTTTAATGATTATTCACGGGACAAATGATCAAATTGTTCCACCTGAATATGGACAAAAATATTACGATACCTATCAAGACAATGATGTCAAAATTCATTTTATACAAGGTGCCAACCATGTTTTCTCAAAGTTAAGCTGGCTTGATGAACTATTTAAGCAAAGTACTCATTTTTTAAAAGATGGGTTTAAGAATTACGAGGTTTAAGGAAGACCTTTAAAAACGGCACAATCAGAATAGATGGAGAAGTATGAGTATAACAAAGTTAGTTTTAAACTTTTACATTCACTATGTTTTATTCATGAAGGAATTCGAAAAAACTCGAAAAAACTCGTATATTTCTAGCAGGAATTTATATGATGTATTTTCATTAGGGTTATATTAAATGAAGAGTTCTTCCACAATATGGCGCTCATCTAAAATATAGATAAGCGTCTTATTTATTTTAGGGAGATTCACCGTAATAAGGATAGCATGAATGATAAAAATTTGAAATATTGGTATTGAGTTATAGGGTAGTGATTATAAAGTGAAACAAAAATTTACACACAAACAGGAAATCAAAGAAATTTAGTTGATGCTACTGAACTGACAATCGGAAGCAAAGTTAAAGTATGGATTTATGTTGCACCCGAAAATACACAATTTGTGGTAGCAAGTGAAGTTATTATAATAAGACCATAAGTTTTTAAAGCAACTCGATTTATTGCATGCCTCTTTATGTTTTTCCATTTGATTCTTTTGTGGTCTTATTTAGCAATATGGAAGTTGGGGACTAACGCGACTGCTTCTGAACGAGAAGCAGCTGTAGAATACGGAATAGAACAAGTAGGAGAAGATTATAGAATAAGAACTGATATTTGGTCAGAAGATGAGTGGTACTGCTCAAAGTTGACTAACGCTCAGTGGGACTCAGTTGGATATAATTTGCAATCTTCTAGAGCGTTTCATATTGATGGATTACTTGCAGTTATTCCTTCAGATATTGTAGTAGATGCCAACACTCGTTTAGTAAAAGAGTGGGATACTACACTACCAACAAAATTTTAATTAGATTAGGTGAATTATGAAAAATAAAAGAGCTCTTTTTTTCACTATTATTGTTCTAACAGTTATGAGCTTATTGTTGGTTATTCTTTTAAGTGGTACAGAAAAAAGCAATACCCAAACTAAGCGCAGTGTGATACATGGAATTGAGAATTTTAATCCAAAATCTTTAAAAGGCGATGAAAAAGAATACCTGCTGTTTTATCCAAGAGATAGTAGAAATGGTCAAGATAATACAATTATTAAGCAGGTTACAGAGAATGGCAAAGTGGTTCAGGAATATGAAATTGTTGATGAGAGTTTTCGTAGAATGTATATGCATCAAAAACCAAATAATTTAAATCACCTTTTCATTTCTTTATTTGGTGAAGCTACAATTGATAACTATTATTATACTTATGATATTTATCAACAGCAGTTTAAAAAAGTTGACATCCCGTATTTTAATTATGAAGTTGGAGTAAATCATATTAAACATTATGGTGAAGACGTTCTTTTCGAGACATTAGTGTCTCATCTTACGGGTGATCAAAATTATAATGCTGAGATTAATGGATTCAATGTGTCCATTTCGAACTATTCTAGAAAAAAAAGTTTTGAGACTGAATATGGTCATGCACCTAAATGGAGCCCTCTGTTGAAATTTCAGAATAAAGTTATATATGGGGTTGCTGGTCAGGTAAAACAAGGGGTTTACGAAAATCCAGGCATTGGCTTGATTGACTTAGATGAGGGAATAGTTGATTATGAACAGTTTGATGGTACAGCGAACGAACTATATCCGA from Cytobacillus sp. IB215665 carries:
- a CDS encoding alpha/beta hydrolase — translated: MEYPISIEVIGLTLRGMAHKPLGDSQSVYPIVILFHGITGSKIDDNFLFVRFSRELMKHGIGSVRFDFSGSGESDGAFAEMTFSGKILEGLEIVKMVKKIDWVDPSTIMLMGHSMGGAIATQVAKEIPDEIHKVCLWCPAGNMVGKAKAYFEQYPKLPNGNVDLEGLELGLSFYKDLKNRNLYDGITSYKGPLMIIHGTNDQIVPPEYGQKYYDTYQDNDVKIHFIQGANHVFSKLSWLDELFKQSTHFLKDGFKNYEV